From one Catenuloplanes nepalensis genomic stretch:
- a CDS encoding TetR/AcrR family transcriptional regulator: METGVEPARKRAPAGAAVLRPDVTDAIRDAVFAELASVGYGRLSIEAVARRAGVGKMAVYRRWASKLAMVIDLVGSVAVDLSALPDTGSLRTDLETFLGLAARALRHPLANQIVPDLLAEAARTPEIAETLQAALRTHQREAGALLTARAITRGELPATADPDLLVDLTIGPLYWRLAVVRTPLPKGYVKNLVAAVIPG; encoded by the coding sequence ATGGAAACGGGTGTGGAACCGGCCAGGAAGCGCGCACCCGCCGGTGCGGCCGTGCTTCGCCCGGACGTGACGGACGCGATCCGCGACGCCGTCTTCGCCGAACTGGCCTCCGTGGGCTACGGCCGGCTCTCGATCGAGGCGGTGGCCCGCCGCGCCGGCGTCGGCAAGATGGCCGTCTACCGCCGCTGGGCCTCGAAACTCGCGATGGTCATCGACCTGGTCGGCTCCGTCGCGGTCGACCTGTCCGCACTGCCCGACACCGGCTCACTGCGCACCGACCTGGAGACGTTCCTCGGCCTGGCCGCCCGCGCGCTGCGCCACCCGCTGGCCAACCAGATCGTGCCCGACCTGCTGGCCGAGGCCGCCCGCACACCCGAGATCGCCGAAACGCTGCAGGCCGCACTGCGTACCCACCAACGCGAGGCCGGCGCACTGCTCACCGCCCGGGCGATCACCCGCGGCGAACTGCCCGCGACCGCGGACCCCGACCTGCTGGTCGACCTCACGATCGGCCCGCTCTACTGGCGCCTCGCGGTGGTCCGCACCCCACTCCCGAAGGGCTACGTCAAGAACCTCGTGGCCGCGGTCATCCCCGGTTAG